The Nitrosomonas cryotolerans ATCC 49181 genome includes a window with the following:
- a CDS encoding Hpt domain-containing protein — protein sequence MNAKAKLNIASIIGIQDGINQIFSLIEQYLDAYIQNLDDDTQIDSFRQSIHQLNGLLEMLELDGLTIISQRIGKLTDTLIQEKIKPESATLNTLKQTVSALLHYLHELIHGAEDNPLRLYPVYCDLMRAQGLEKVSESDLFFPKLVTDPPLQAASPSLEPAAMKASAKQARTEYQTGLLKWLRDTTNAEGLRQMSSAVARIEKMPGSIEQRSFWWATVGFLDSLPSQKSDIDLSIRRLCGKIEQEIRRMVEGTPGSTVQLMREILYQIAHSRSASKRIQEINHAYEWPSPSASLEAQTNEQLANKTTLQSTLDAMRETLTKVNHDWREFSTGNPEKLAPLVTQIEELKQLAILTQYLPLEKLITVMGGAITYLRIRPQNMGEDLAMEMATSLLLVENILDDFNKPSPGLLDQIEVLSARLRGITTGKQNDSSSPDAARPDEIEYKTQEKRLQAQASQEILANLEQIEGILDRFFIDTTIRTDLPALSPLFKQVSGVLIMLDLEPANKLLNLCHHLVNQFLDPQYTIPSSEQTLLADGLSSLGFFIEAYKNAQPDHHHIIETALALFEDTTTNQATLVTSGNTTPSNDLKKEGTTPAIDSELLDIFLEEASEILADIANNLQNCRNDPADAASLATLRRGFHTLKGSGRMVKLPSLSEVAWSMEQILNRRLSERKPATPGLLDLIDRVHREYIQWCSDLKVLGTAEINADEILSLAKNLINGKEPETIIPVEAPSTEIEKKADTDAVAEIRLASHITIGDTIIPVDLFEIFTIESNQHLAVLELELNNLITHHDAMVNHQFMLASHTLASISRTLGLIFIADLGFALEQWLSQRLKDTVRPTESDLHRLHDAIELLSQLLKKVHHQQLPEALTLQTAKTLSQTLTQCLSQEKTLAGMETQPDAASSTRALPSPASSALQPATHDPIDSELLLLFIEEAQELIPVIGRNLRAWRTHPQNKDIHKALLRALHALKGSARMAGAIPLGELLHTMESDIETACHKQTMGISTSTIDQLESGLDRISEHIEQLQHAFSAEKQSKMVELPVPESQNETIIPSYVRAGTIPVPLAASDECFPAAQKTMLRVDAALIDQLVNESGETSIVRSGIEAQLYNFKQSLSDLTESADRLRGQLREIEIQAETQMQSHLASTQEGEPSFDPLEFDRFTRFQELTRLMAESVDDIVTVKQSLHITHSTTEEAVAQQARMNRKLQQELMRIRTIPFGRFSEHYYRLVRQSAKDIGKKASLEIQGDEIEIDRSVLERMNSSLEHLLRNAIVHGIEAPDRRRQLGKPETGQITINLQQEGNEVIIILSDDGSGLDIARIHKKALQLDLIPQNAALDDEQIRALIFMHGLSTSEAVTGIAGRGIGMDIVKNEIATLGGHITVNSEIDQGTTFSIHLPLTLAVAQTLLVRAETQIYAIPTVIVEQVKEFDSDALQAAYQTQIVDFNEKNYPFFHLSHLFGKQEHVPEIKRYNRIILLHSGTLRLALHVDELIGNSEIVVKNIGPQLARAPGVEGATIMGDGEIILIINPIKLMQRDEVQKTRTTPAPQPEPSAMSEKSMGAATIMVVDDSLTVRKVTGRLLEREGCEVLIAKDGLGAIQLLRDVIPDVMLVDLEMPNMNGFELIRHIRNNPDTVNIPIIIISSRTADKHREMASALGVNLFLGKPYKEEALLAHITRYIQP from the coding sequence ATGAATGCTAAAGCCAAGCTCAATATTGCATCGATCATCGGGATTCAGGATGGAATCAATCAAATATTTTCATTAATTGAACAATATCTGGATGCCTATATTCAAAACCTTGATGATGACACTCAGATCGATTCATTCCGCCAGTCTATTCATCAACTGAATGGTTTACTTGAAATGCTCGAATTAGATGGCCTCACTATTATCAGTCAGAGAATAGGAAAACTGACTGATACCTTAATTCAAGAAAAAATCAAACCGGAATCCGCCACACTCAATACACTCAAACAAACCGTAAGCGCACTATTACATTATCTGCATGAATTGATTCATGGCGCTGAAGACAATCCGCTACGCCTCTATCCGGTTTACTGCGATCTAATGCGAGCACAGGGATTAGAGAAGGTTTCTGAAAGCGATTTATTCTTTCCTAAGTTAGTAACGGATCCGCCCTTACAGGCAGCATCACCATCACTGGAACCCGCAGCGATGAAAGCTTCAGCTAAACAAGCCCGCACCGAGTATCAAACCGGATTACTCAAATGGCTGCGCGATACAACTAATGCAGAAGGTTTACGTCAAATGAGCTCTGCAGTCGCACGGATCGAGAAGATGCCGGGCTCGATAGAACAACGATCATTCTGGTGGGCAACTGTCGGTTTTCTGGATAGTCTACCTAGTCAGAAATCCGACATCGATTTATCCATACGCCGTCTGTGTGGAAAAATTGAACAGGAAATACGACGCATGGTTGAAGGAACCCCCGGTAGCACCGTGCAACTCATGCGCGAAATACTCTATCAGATTGCTCACAGCCGCTCGGCCAGTAAACGTATTCAGGAAATTAATCACGCCTATGAGTGGCCCAGCCCCTCTGCATCCTTAGAAGCACAAACAAATGAACAATTAGCCAATAAAACAACATTGCAATCAACCCTGGATGCGATGCGTGAAACCTTGACGAAAGTCAATCATGACTGGCGAGAATTCAGTACAGGTAATCCGGAAAAACTGGCTCCATTAGTGACCCAGATTGAAGAACTCAAGCAATTGGCCATATTGACCCAGTATTTACCGCTTGAAAAATTAATTACGGTCATGGGTGGTGCGATTACCTATCTACGTATCCGCCCCCAAAATATGGGTGAAGATCTGGCAATGGAGATGGCCACTTCATTGTTACTGGTAGAAAATATCCTGGATGATTTCAACAAACCATCACCCGGACTACTCGATCAAATAGAAGTGCTTTCTGCCCGTTTACGAGGCATTACCACAGGCAAACAAAATGACAGTTCGTCGCCCGATGCCGCAAGACCAGATGAGATCGAATATAAAACACAAGAAAAAAGACTGCAGGCGCAGGCCTCGCAAGAAATTCTGGCCAATTTAGAACAAATAGAAGGTATTCTGGATCGATTCTTCATCGACACAACGATACGGACTGATTTACCGGCATTATCACCATTGTTCAAACAAGTATCGGGTGTTTTAATCATGCTCGATCTTGAACCAGCCAATAAGCTACTGAATCTCTGTCATCATCTTGTTAATCAGTTTCTGGATCCGCAGTACACAATCCCATCATCGGAACAAACATTATTAGCTGATGGTTTAAGTAGCCTGGGCTTTTTTATTGAGGCCTATAAAAATGCACAGCCTGATCATCATCATATTATCGAAACAGCCCTTGCCCTGTTCGAGGACACCACAACCAATCAAGCAACACTCGTAACCTCCGGGAATACGACACCCAGCAATGACCTAAAGAAAGAAGGCACAACACCCGCGATTGATTCGGAGTTACTCGACATCTTCCTAGAGGAAGCCAGCGAAATACTTGCGGATATAGCCAATAACCTGCAAAACTGCCGCAATGATCCAGCTGATGCTGCATCACTCGCTACGCTACGACGTGGATTTCATACGCTCAAAGGTAGTGGGCGCATGGTGAAATTACCCAGCCTAAGTGAAGTAGCCTGGAGCATGGAACAAATTTTAAATCGCCGTTTGAGTGAAAGAAAACCGGCTACGCCTGGATTGCTGGATTTAATCGATCGTGTACATCGTGAATATATCCAATGGTGTAGCGATCTTAAAGTGCTGGGCACTGCCGAAATCAATGCGGATGAAATACTCTCGTTAGCTAAAAATTTAATCAACGGCAAAGAACCCGAAACCATTATTCCAGTCGAAGCACCTTCTACTGAAATAGAAAAAAAGGCAGATACCGACGCGGTTGCTGAAATTCGTCTAGCCAGTCATATCACGATTGGCGACACTATCATCCCAGTCGACCTGTTTGAAATATTCACTATCGAGTCCAATCAGCACCTTGCAGTCCTTGAGCTTGAACTGAATAACCTGATTACGCATCATGACGCAATGGTCAACCATCAATTTATGCTCGCCAGTCATACCTTGGCAAGTATCTCACGTACATTAGGGCTCATATTTATTGCTGATCTCGGATTTGCTCTAGAACAGTGGTTGTCGCAACGATTAAAGGATACAGTGCGGCCCACCGAAAGCGATTTACACCGACTGCACGATGCCATTGAGCTCCTGAGCCAACTGCTGAAAAAAGTACATCATCAGCAATTACCCGAAGCGCTCACTTTACAGACAGCCAAGACACTGTCTCAGACATTGACACAATGCCTGTCGCAAGAAAAGACTTTAGCTGGAATGGAAACACAACCTGATGCAGCGTCCAGCACCCGAGCCCTTCCCTCCCCTGCATCATCGGCATTACAGCCTGCAACCCATGACCCAATCGATTCCGAGTTATTACTGCTTTTTATTGAAGAAGCACAAGAACTCATACCTGTGATTGGTCGCAACCTGCGCGCCTGGCGTACTCACCCGCAAAATAAGGATATTCATAAAGCCTTACTGAGGGCATTACATGCATTGAAAGGAAGTGCGCGCATGGCTGGCGCCATCCCACTTGGCGAATTATTACATACGATGGAAAGCGATATTGAGACTGCCTGTCATAAACAGACTATGGGTATATCAACCTCCACGATCGATCAATTGGAAAGCGGACTGGATCGTATCAGTGAACATATTGAACAGCTACAACATGCTTTCTCGGCTGAGAAGCAATCTAAAATGGTCGAACTCCCAGTCCCTGAGTCGCAGAATGAAACCATCATCCCGTCGTACGTGCGTGCTGGCACCATTCCCGTGCCGCTGGCCGCATCAGACGAATGCTTTCCCGCTGCACAGAAAACCATGTTGCGTGTCGATGCTGCATTAATAGACCAGTTGGTCAATGAATCCGGCGAAACCAGCATCGTCCGTTCAGGAATTGAAGCACAGTTATATAACTTCAAACAATCCTTGTCAGACTTGACCGAGAGTGCAGACCGCTTGCGTGGCCAATTGCGCGAAATCGAAATTCAGGCAGAAACACAGATGCAATCGCACCTTGCAAGCACGCAGGAGGGTGAGCCATCATTCGATCCATTGGAATTTGACCGTTTCACTCGCTTCCAGGAACTGACCCGGCTCATGGCCGAAAGCGTCGATGATATTGTCACTGTAAAACAAAGCTTGCACATAACCCACAGCACGACAGAAGAGGCTGTCGCACAACAAGCACGGATGAACCGTAAGTTGCAGCAGGAGTTAATGCGTATTCGTACGATACCTTTTGGTCGTTTTTCGGAACATTATTATCGCCTTGTCAGACAGTCAGCTAAAGACATCGGCAAGAAAGCAAGTTTAGAAATCCAGGGCGATGAAATTGAAATAGACCGCAGTGTGCTGGAAAGGATGAATTCCTCACTTGAGCATTTGCTGCGTAATGCAATCGTACATGGTATCGAAGCACCCGACAGGAGAAGACAGCTCGGGAAGCCTGAAACAGGTCAGATTACGATTAATCTGCAGCAGGAAGGCAATGAGGTCATCATTATTTTAAGCGACGATGGGAGTGGCCTGGATATCGCACGTATTCACAAGAAGGCGCTACAATTGGATTTGATACCACAAAATGCAGCTTTAGATGATGAACAAATCAGGGCGCTCATTTTTATGCACGGGCTTTCAACTTCAGAAGCCGTAACTGGAATCGCAGGACGAGGCATTGGCATGGATATCGTCAAGAACGAAATTGCTACACTGGGCGGGCATATCACGGTTAATTCGGAAATCGACCAGGGAACCACTTTCAGCATTCACCTGCCATTGACCCTCGCCGTCGCACAAACCCTGCTAGTACGCGCCGAGACACAAATTTATGCTATCCCCACTGTCATTGTGGAACAAGTAAAAGAATTCGATAGCGATGCACTACAGGCCGCCTATCAAACCCAAATCGTTGATTTTAATGAAAAAAACTATCCATTTTTCCACCTTTCCCATCTGTTCGGAAAGCAAGAACATGTGCCTGAAATAAAGCGATACAATCGAATCATATTATTGCATAGCGGCACCTTACGACTGGCCCTACACGTGGATGAATTGATTGGCAATAGTGAGATTGTCGTTAAAAATATCGGGCCACAACTAGCCCGTGCACCGGGGGTTGAAGGTGCCACTATCATGGGTGATGGTGAGATTATTCTGATTATCAACCCGATAAAGCTCATGCAGCGAGATGAGGTACAAAAAACACGCACGACACCTGCACCACAACCAGAGCCATCCGCAATGTCTGAAAAATCGATGGGCGCCGCAACGATTATGGTTGTGGATGATTCTTTAACGGTGCGCAAAGTAACCGGTCGTTTACTTGAGCGAGAAGGCTGCGAGGTATTAATCGCTAAGGATGGCCTGGGTGCCATCCAGTTGCTACGGGATGTCATTCCGGATGTCATGCTGGTTGATCTGGAGATGCCTAACATGAATGGTTTTGAATTGATCCGACATATACGCAATAATCCGGATACGGTGAATATTCCAATTATCATCATTTCATCGCGCACCGCAGATAAACATCGCGAGATGGCCAGTGCGTTGGGTGTGAATCTATTCCTCGGCAAGCCCTATAAAGAAGAAGCATTACTCGCGCATATCACCCGATATATTCAACCATAA
- the mutL gene encoding DNA mismatch repair endonuclease MutL — translation MASIKSLPELLVNQIAAGEVVERPAAAFKEILENSIDANASEVTAQLVQGGIKRIRVVDNGTGILKEELSLALDRHATSKIRTLEDLQHITSLGFRGEALASIAAISRLTLTSRKAEADHAWQIGVAGKQLSQPKPASLAIGTTVEVDDLYFNIPARRKFLKTEATEFAHCEEVFKRMALSRPDIGFVLQHNEKLRIQLGITDLRRRIMAVLGEAFGQASLSVDEQSTGIRLYGLVALPAYARASRDAQYFFVNNRFVRDKLITHALREAYRDILHLDRHPAFVLFLDLNSGEVDVNVHPTKAEVRFRDSRALHQFIFHSIHKALASTHSQLEYAHQPTVAKPPFPYYPQKSITLASVTEQPSAFYANSSQITTDTSAPQSTGIKMAAGIVSALERIEKEPACPPLGFALGQLLGIYILAQNSRGLIIVDMHAAHERIVYEKLKSAWDHQMLPMQSLLMPITLQADSLDIATVEENQAALGKLGFEIAVLSPATLVVRAIPSLLQDGEAAELAQGVLKEMREYGASQLLTGRRNEMLATMACHGSVRANRTLTIPEMNALLREMETTERADQCNHGRPTWFEISLADLDKMFMRGK, via the coding sequence ATGGCCTCTATTAAATCGCTCCCAGAACTATTAGTTAATCAGATTGCGGCAGGTGAAGTGGTGGAACGTCCTGCAGCTGCATTCAAAGAAATATTGGAGAACAGTATCGATGCGAATGCCAGTGAAGTGACAGCACAACTGGTTCAAGGTGGCATCAAGCGAATTCGAGTAGTGGATAATGGCACGGGTATTTTAAAAGAAGAGTTATCGCTCGCACTTGATCGGCATGCCACCAGTAAAATCCGTACATTGGAAGATTTACAGCATATAACTAGCCTGGGCTTTCGTGGAGAGGCACTGGCAAGTATTGCAGCCATCTCACGTCTGACCTTGACAAGCCGGAAGGCGGAAGCAGATCATGCCTGGCAGATAGGGGTTGCAGGCAAACAACTATCGCAGCCGAAACCGGCTTCACTGGCCATCGGAACTACGGTAGAAGTTGATGACCTTTATTTTAATATTCCCGCGAGACGCAAATTCTTAAAGACTGAAGCCACTGAATTCGCACATTGCGAGGAAGTATTCAAACGCATGGCCTTGTCGCGGCCTGATATTGGTTTTGTCTTGCAACATAATGAGAAACTGCGTATTCAGCTGGGCATCACAGATTTGCGACGACGTATTATGGCCGTGCTGGGCGAAGCATTCGGTCAGGCTTCTCTATCTGTGGATGAACAATCGACAGGCATTCGTTTGTATGGTTTGGTGGCCTTGCCTGCATATGCGCGTGCTTCACGTGACGCTCAATATTTTTTTGTGAATAATCGCTTTGTGCGTGATAAGTTAATTACGCATGCCTTGCGTGAGGCTTACCGGGATATTTTACATCTGGATCGGCATCCGGCTTTTGTGCTGTTTCTTGACTTGAATTCAGGTGAGGTGGATGTAAATGTGCACCCAACTAAGGCCGAGGTACGCTTTCGTGATTCGCGCGCGCTCCATCAATTTATTTTTCATTCCATTCATAAAGCATTAGCGTCAACACATTCGCAATTGGAGTATGCGCATCAGCCGACAGTCGCCAAACCACCCTTTCCTTATTATCCACAGAAAAGCATAACTTTAGCTTCTGTGACTGAGCAGCCTTCGGCGTTTTATGCAAACTCATCACAGATAACGACAGATACATCTGCACCGCAGTCTACAGGCATAAAAATGGCGGCCGGTATCGTAAGTGCGTTAGAACGCATTGAAAAAGAACCCGCGTGTCCTCCTCTGGGATTTGCATTGGGGCAACTCCTGGGGATTTATATATTGGCACAGAATAGCCGAGGCTTAATTATTGTGGATATGCATGCGGCACATGAGCGCATCGTGTATGAGAAATTGAAGTCAGCATGGGATCATCAGATGTTACCCATGCAATCATTGCTGATGCCTATTACCCTTCAGGCAGATAGTCTGGATATCGCAACCGTCGAGGAAAATCAGGCTGCGCTCGGTAAGCTGGGATTTGAAATTGCTGTACTGTCGCCCGCGACGCTGGTGGTTCGTGCGATACCGAGCTTGCTTCAGGACGGAGAGGCGGCAGAATTAGCACAGGGGGTATTAAAAGAGATGCGCGAATATGGTGCGAGTCAGCTATTAACCGGTCGTCGCAATGAAATGCTGGCAACCATGGCCTGTCATGGTTCTGTCCGTGCTAATCGTACGTTGACAATTCCGGAAATGAATGCGTTGCTCCGTGAAATGGAAACAACCGAGCGTGCGGATCAATGCAACCATGGCAGACCTACCTGGTTTGAAATAAGCCTTGCGGATTTGGATAAAATGTTCATGCGTGGGAAATAG
- the rpiA gene encoding ribose-5-phosphate isomerase RpiA has translation MAQNEQKQAAAQAAIQHIPVGCIVGVGTGSTANYFIDELAKIKHKIEGAIASSDATAQRLKHHGIEVLDLNNINDLPVYVDGADEITEHLHMIKGGGGALTREKIVAAIARKFICIADQSKLVNILGNFPLPIEVIPMARSYVAREIALIGGQPALRQGFTTDNGNVILDIHGLQIMNPVELEATLNQITGVVTNGLFAKRGANTLLLGTDSGVRTITI, from the coding sequence ATGGCCCAAAACGAACAGAAACAGGCGGCTGCGCAAGCCGCAATTCAACATATTCCCGTCGGTTGTATCGTTGGCGTCGGAACCGGTTCTACCGCCAACTATTTTATCGACGAATTAGCTAAAATCAAGCATAAAATCGAAGGTGCCATCGCCAGTTCCGATGCTACCGCACAACGCCTCAAGCATCATGGTATCGAAGTGCTTGATCTAAATAATATTAACGACCTGCCTGTATACGTGGATGGTGCGGATGAAATCACGGAACACCTGCACATGATCAAGGGAGGTGGAGGTGCGCTCACCAGGGAAAAAATCGTGGCGGCCATTGCAAGAAAATTTATTTGTATTGCCGATCAAAGCAAGCTCGTCAACATACTCGGCAATTTTCCCCTGCCGATAGAGGTGATTCCGATGGCACGCAGTTATGTTGCGCGCGAAATTGCACTCATCGGCGGACAACCCGCGTTACGTCAAGGATTTACCACCGACAATGGCAACGTTATTCTAGATATTCATGGCTTACAAATCATGAACCCCGTTGAACTGGAAGCGACGCTGAACCAGATAACAGGTGTTGTCACAAACGGACTTTTCGCAAAACGCGGTGCCAATACTTTGTTGCTGGGCACCGACAGCGGCGTCCGGACAATAACCATTTGA